In the genome of Entelurus aequoreus isolate RoL-2023_Sb linkage group LG08, RoL_Eaeq_v1.1, whole genome shotgun sequence, one region contains:
- the hcar2 gene encoding proteinase-activated receptor 3 — translation MGAVFLNLSALFIAQRPVNDTPPEKTVYEGCRDMPAVLIWYLGLQFINMFLGIPANIMVLWLIHKNKGDSSTSDIFIMHLAVLDVLFCLIPPLELANIIFLTTSSTWYVLRFFYGMKDSSPLFLSCICLDRYVAVVHPLTFTRLKDRQHRAALAVLVWLVTLAYAAAKCVGNIVNFEKVFTAMILAAFALMVFCNIAILWVLRQSGPGRDEMHPVKKRAFKMVLIILAIIVFNYFPPVALFPFQHYFSPDVFRCYIHYVAFGLMDFSSSIQPMLYLSKEKMSCPRCCRANSTRLQ, via the coding sequence ATGGGGGCCGTCTTCCTCAACCTGTCTGCGCTTTTCATCGCGCAGCGCCCTGTCAACGACACGCCGCCCGAGAAGACGGTGTACGAGGGCTGCAGGGACATGCCGGCCGTCCTCATCTGGTACCTGGGCCTGCAGTTCATCAACATGTTCCTGGGCATACCGGCCAACATCATGGTGCTGTGGCTCATCCACAAGAACAAGGGCGACTCGTCCACGTCGGACATCTTCATCATGCACCTGGCCGTGCTGGACGTCCTCTTCTGCCTCATCCCTCCCTTGGAGCTGGCCAACATCATCTTCCTCACCACCAGCAGCACCTGGTACGTGCTGCGCTTCTTCTACGGCATGAAGGACTCCTCGCCGCTCTTCCTCTCCTGCATCTGCCTGGACCGCTACGTGGCCGTGGTGCACCCCCTCACCTTCACCCGGCTGAAGGACCGCCAGCACCGGGCGGCCCTCGCCGTGCTGGTGTGGCTGGTCACGCTGGCGTACGCCGCCGCCAAGTGCGTGGGCAACATCGTCAACTTCGAGAAGGTCTTCACGGCCATGATCCTCGCCGCCTTCGCCCTCATGGTGTTCTGTAACATCGCCATCCTGTGGGTGCTGCGGCAGTCCGGGCCCGGCCGAGACGAGATGCACCCGGTGAAGAAGAGGGCCTTCAAGATGGTGCTCATCATCTTAGCCATCATCGTGTTCAACTACTTCCCGCCCGTGGCGCTGTTCCCCTTCCAGCACTACTTCTCGCCCGACGTTTTCCGCTGCTACATCCACTACGTCGCTTTCGGCCTGATGGACTTCAGCAGCAGCATCCAGCCCATGCTCTACCTGTCCAAGGAGAAGATGTCCTGTCCCAGATGTTGCCGGGCCAACTCCACACGCCTTCAGTAG